A window of the Acidobacteriota bacterium genome harbors these coding sequences:
- a CDS encoding undecaprenyl-diphosphate phosphatase → MMPITVTPLDAALLGLVEGLTEYLPVSSTGHLILTSRLLGLGESPAVKSFEIVIQAGAILAVLGLYRQRVRQMLAGLWGRDPAGRRLLINLVVAFLPAAVIGLLLKDLIKAYLFHPTPVAAALGLGGLAMVFSGGLQRRRSAQGTSLEHLRPGQALLIGLAQCLAMWPGTSRSLATILAGLGIGLTPVAAAEFSFLLALPTLGGATFLDLLTDGRTLIEGVGPLALAIGLAVAFASAAVAVKGFVAWLTRHSLAPFGYYRLLLAGLVWFFWLR, encoded by the coding sequence ATGATGCCGATCACCGTCACGCCCCTCGACGCGGCCCTGCTGGGTCTGGTGGAGGGGCTTACCGAGTACCTGCCGGTCTCTTCCACCGGGCACCTGATTCTCACCTCTCGACTGCTGGGCCTGGGGGAGAGCCCCGCGGTCAAGAGTTTCGAGATCGTTATTCAGGCCGGGGCCATCCTCGCCGTTCTGGGACTCTACCGCCAGCGGGTTCGGCAGATGCTCGCCGGGCTGTGGGGTCGCGATCCGGCGGGGCGCCGGCTGCTGATCAACCTGGTGGTGGCCTTTCTACCCGCCGCGGTGATCGGCCTGCTGCTCAAAGACCTGATCAAGGCCTACCTCTTTCACCCGACCCCGGTGGCCGCCGCCCTGGGGCTCGGTGGCCTGGCCATGGTCTTCAGCGGCGGGCTCCAGCGCCGCCGCAGCGCCCAGGGGACCTCCCTCGAGCACCTGCGGCCCGGCCAAGCGCTGCTGATCGGCCTGGCCCAGTGCCTGGCCATGTGGCCGGGCACTTCCCGCTCCCTGGCCACCATTCTGGCGGGCCTGGGGATCGGTCTGACTCCGGTGGCGGCCGCGGAGTTCTCCTTCCTGCTGGCGCTGCCGACCCTGGGGGGGGCGACTTTTCTCGACCTGCTCACCGACGGCCGAACCCTGATCGAGGGCGTGGGTCCCCTGGCCCTGGCCATCGGCCTGGCGGTCGCCTTCGCCAGCGCTGCGGTGGCGGTCAAGGGCTTCGTGGCCTGGCTGACCCGGCACTCCCTGGCCCCTTTCGGCTATTACCGCCTGCTTCTCGCGGGCCTGGTCTGGTTTTTCTGGCTCCGCTGA